The segment GACAAAAGCTTTCGGAGCTGGGTCGTCAAGCACCTTGGGATGCTCGCGCGCCACCTGCTCCATTATCTCGCGGGCTTTCCTCGTATCGGTTCCATAGGCAACACCAACATCCACCCTAACTCTTATCGTGGCATTAGGATAAGACAAATTAACTATCTTTTGTTGAATTAGTTGTTTGTTGGGAATTATTATCAGATTATTGTCGAATGTCAGAATCTTAGTGCTTCTAAGCCCAATCTCAACCACATCGCCGACATCGCCCGACGATAGTTGTATCCTATCACCAATCCTGAATGGACGGTCGAACATTATCAGAATGCCAGATATCGTGTTCTCTATAGTATCTTTTACTGCGAGTGCAACAGCAGCACCCGCAACCCCCATCGAAACTACAAGCGCGCTTATATTGATTCCCAGATAGGCAAGTATTATCATAACAGCTATCAATATTACCAGGGCATCGGATATTTTTCTAACGAGTGGGAAAAACTGCACTACTACCGAGGGTTCCCGTCGTTTTTGAAGCCGGTCGCGGAGAACAATCCACATGGTATCGAGTATCCCGTCAACGAGTCGAGCACCGAAAATTATTGCCACTATAACTATTATTTTGTTAAGGACTGCTATTACCCTCAAATCAACTTGCGGGAATGTCGATGGTATGTCGTTCACTATCCACGCAAGAGCAATAAGTATCAGCACCTGATATATCGAGCGCCTGCGAATCATTCGAACTATCATCGCAGCGGTTTCGAACTCTTTTTCATGTTTCTTTCGCTCAAATATTCGAAGGAGGATCGATACCAGAAGGGAAAGCACGAACGAACCCGCAAGCACTGCTGCCCACAAAATTATTTTGGCAGAAAGCTGGCTCATGATTTTTTATCGTTCTTCTTATAAATAGTCTTGCCGCCCATCACCAGTTCGTCAACAACGCCTATTATAGCAGCATCGACAGGCTTTCCCTTAAGACCGGTTGCCACACGCGCGGAACTGCCACGAACCACGAGCACTATATCGCCTATACCGGCATCGACGATATCGACAGCAACCATGTTAAGACCTTT is part of the bacterium genome and harbors:
- a CDS encoding mechanosensitive ion channel, which translates into the protein MSQLSAKIILWAAVLAGSFVLSLLVSILLRIFERKKHEKEFETAAMIVRMIRRRSIYQVLILIALAWIVNDIPSTFPQVDLRVIAVLNKIIVIVAIIFGARLVDGILDTMWIVLRDRLQKRREPSVVVQFFPLVRKISDALVILIAVMIILAYLGINISALVVSMGVAGAAVALAVKDTIENTISGILIMFDRPFRIGDRIQLSSGDVGDVVEIGLRSTKILTFDNNLIIIPNKQLIQQKIVNLSYPNATIRVRVDVGVAYGTDTRKAREIMEQVAREHPKVLDDPAPKAFVSNLGDSAINLTLFARVGAYSDAFFTEKELTESIYQKFGEEGIEIPFPQIDVHMKTDDKNG
- a CDS encoding EutN/CcmL family microcompartment protein, producing MEICKVKGLLVATRKDVGIKGYKLLTVTALNPEDLTPKGLNMVAVDIVDAGIGDIVLVVRGSSARVATGLKGKPVDAAIIGVVDELVMGGKTIYKKNDKKS